One Solanum lycopersicum chromosome 4, SLM_r2.1 DNA window includes the following coding sequences:
- the LOC138348294 gene encoding uncharacterized protein has translation MGKELQNLKANSQQHDSKNAELRRSVDGKKPELEGDVGKLHKTHDNVCLNAATASTSTTKGASGIRYINLNMNKIFDKPFIPKNQKDSLFIPPQIHTYSESLNQDKKAYNHITRSYIENLYKIQNYLNSTPRSPTTKDPNTDFITQKLQGYNKLIAQPGTNANLVKTCYSYGLLNTVYTQTGDEISTIPELYKAFMNYKRITKGTLFYIKFYSAPAEILFDEIKPIIQVIKIGLTRDMIIPEDIGIQQEIQKIEIPEFYANKRVIGIATILNELTNNYLNGNSVWSYYVREQVMIYSNSKEIREQDMEEIRQWILSLLKPEQKPTTRALRKGFISEELLTRYCKIIGQKYPDHICSKCQGEDNVIPDVQIE, from the coding sequence ATGggaaaagagttacaaaatctgaaagctaacagtcagcagcatgactctaaaaatgcggagctacgtcgttcggtggacggtaaaaagccagaactagaaggagacgttgggaaactccataaaacccatgacaatgtttgtttaaatgcagctacagcaAGCACATCTACAACAAAAGGAGCCAGTGgaataagatatataaatttaaatatgaacaaaatcttcgataaaccatttattccaaagaaccaaaaagactcattatttataccaccacaaatacatacttactcagaaagtttaaaccaagataaaaaagcctacaaccacataacccgctcatatattgaaaacctttataaaatccaaaactatttaaactcaacacctagatctccaactaccaaagaccctaatactgattttataacccaaaagctacaaggatataataagttaatagcacaaccaggcaccaatgcaaatctagtaaaaacatgttatagttatggattacttaatacagtttatacccaaacaggagatgaaatatctaccataccagagctatacaaagcctttatgaactataaaagaattactaaaggaacattgttttatataaagttttattcagcaccagcagagatattatttgatgagataaaaccaattatacaagttataaaaattggtttgaccagagatatgataattccagaagatatcggaatacaacaagaaatacaaaagattgagataccaGAATTCTACGCCAACAAAAGAGTTATAGGAATAGCAActatcctaaatgaactaactaacaattatttaaacggaaattcagtatggagctattatgtacgagagcaagttatgatatattcaaattctaaagaaatcAGAGAACAAGATATGGAAGAAATACGCCAATGGATACTTAGTCTACTCAAGCCAGagcaaaaaccaacaacaagagcattaaggaaagggtttatttcggaagaattattgaccagatattgcaaaattattggacaaaaataccccgaccatatatgttcaaaatgtcaaggagaAGATAATGTCATACCAGACGTTCAAAtcgaataa